The Populus alba chromosome 6, ASM523922v2, whole genome shotgun sequence genome contains a region encoding:
- the LOC118050288 gene encoding uncharacterized protein, with translation MASITVDQLHAYHTIDREVFSRLVINLKRNPAESLLVIAVWLWLEDKRYPNVIAKMTSLADTVLNIVANEAALCLNFLESTNLLIIPNGGGLPFTSIVIGKDISLEMFLQNKFTAISRIKNFLNTVCARVFTDILQCVLAGTSELIGNQPLVVPGFPHPVFGDVTILARSVDNDFPAGGLWGWDPALTVPENDRTMFLTFSRGFPVTNEEVTELFTSICGDCVVNVQMQENSQSNEQPLYAKMIMRTVTAVDQVLCGKRVAKFRINGKHIWARKYERRE, from the coding sequence ATGGCCTCTATCACAGTTGACCAGTTACATGCTTATCATACCATTGATCGAGAGGTCTTTTCTCGATTGGTGATAAATCTTAAGCGAAACCCTGCTGAATCTCTGCTGGTCATAGCTGTGTGGCTATGGCTGGAAGACAAGCGTTATCCTAATGTCATTGCAAAAATGACGAGCCTAGCGGATACTGTGTTGAACATCGTGGCTAATGAAGCTGCTCTATGCTTGAATTTTCTAGAATCCACCAACCTTCTGATCATACCTAATGGTGGTGGCCTCCCTTTTACTTCTATAGTCATTGGAAAGGACATTTCGTTGGAAATGTTCCTTCAGAATAAATTTACTGCGATAAGCAGAATAAAGAATTTTCTTAACACAGTCTGTGCTCGTGTATTCACTGATATTTTGCAGTGTGTTTTAGCAGGCACATCAGAATTGATTGGAAACCAACCTCTTGTTGTTCCTGGTTTTCCTCATCCAGTATTTGGTGATGTCACTATACTGGCAAGGTCTGTTGACAATGATTTTCCTGCAGGAGGACTCTGGGGTTGGGACCCTGCTCTTACTGTTCCTGAGAATGACAGGACAATGTTTCTTACTTTCTCAAGGGGTTTTCCTGTGACGAATGAGGAAGTGACAGAACTTTTTACAAGTATCTGTGGTGATTGTGTTGTTAATGttcaaatgcaagaaaattctcaatctaaTGAACAGCCTTTGTATGCAAAAATGATTATGCGCACTGTCACAGCTGTTGATCAGGTCCTGTGTGGGAAACGTGTGGCAAAGTTTCGGATCAATGGCAAGCACATATGGGCTCGGAAGTATGAACGCAGGGAGTAG
- the LOC118050151 gene encoding probable polygalacturonase At3g15720, with translation MASSAWRSWSSWGINIFIEAREIPGSLQLQKYYSPGKKLAWNNFHAAYWIGVGGVANLNMHGSRTIDGQGSARWLNKQANNLDVQFAKSFLELLLATFFIFCVATSNIGFGDASKPFNVLSFGAVGDGKTDDSPAFTKAWGALCGASGGTPTLVIPPGRAFSLKPVKFEGPCKSSSIHIQVAGNIVAPSTVAAWGGCGILFWLCFSNVNGLVLDGSGHIDGRGSQWWNHALLFNNNSNLKLSGLNVVNSPRSHVSLNDCKGVSISGLKITAPGNSPNTDGIDVSSSSHVSIVDSTIGTGDDCIAIKGGCSNINITGINCGPGHGISIGSIGENGATERVEEVHVRNCNFTGTENGARIKTVPGGSGYVRRITFEQITLNAAGSPIIIDQRYCDGKKKGCPDQVN, from the exons ATGGCAAGCTCTGCGTGGAGATCATGGAGCTCCTGGGGGATAAACATTTTTATTGAAGCCCGTGAAATTCCAGGGTCCTTGCAACTCCAGAAATATTATAGTCCAGGCAAGAAATTG GCATGGAACAACTTTCACGCAGCTTACTGGATAGGTGTTGGAGGCGTTGCCAATCTCAATATGCATGGATCAAGAACCATTGATGGCCAGGGTTCGGCAAGGTGGCTGAATAAGCAAGCTAACAACTTAGACGTGCAATTTGCAAAATCTTTCCTG GAGCTGTTGCTTGCcaccttttttatcttttgtgttGCTACATCTAATATTGGCTTTGGAGATGCCTCGAAGCCCTTCAATGTGTTGAGTTTTGGTGCCGTTGGAGATGGCAAAACTGATGATTCCCCA GCTTTTACAAAAGCATGGGGAGCTCTGTGTGGAGCGAGCGGAGGCACACCAACACTTGTAATACCACCTGGCCGTGCATTTTCTTTGAAACCTGTAAAATTTGAAGGTCCTTGCAAGTCCAGCAGTATTCACATTCAG GTAGCGGGGAACATTGTAGCTCCGAGCACCGTTGCCGCATGGGGTGGCTGTGGAATTCTGTTCTGGCTATGTTTCTCTAACGTAAACGGCCTGGTCCTGGATGGATCAGGCCATATTGATGGTCGGGGCTCGCAGTGGTGGAATCAT GCTCTGCTcttcaacaacaacagcaacctTAAATTAAGTGGACTTAATGTTGTCAACAGTCCGAGGAGCCACGTCAGCTTGAACGATTGCAAGGGTGTCTCTATCTCTGGCCTTAAAATCACTGCACCTGGAAACAGTCCTAACACTGATGGGATCGACGTGTCTAGTTCAAGCCATGTCAGCATAGTAGACTCTACCATAGGAACAG gtGATGATTGTATTGCTATAAAGGGGGGCTGCTCCAACATCAATATTACTGGCATCAACTGCGGACCAGGCCATGGAATTAG CATAGGAAGTATAGGAGAGAATGGAGCTACTGAACGAGTGGAGGAAGTCCATGTGCGAAATTGTAACTTCACCGGAACTGAGAATGGAGCAAGAATCAAGACAGTCCCG GGGGGATCAGGGTATGTTAGGAGGATCACCTTCGAGCAAATAACGCTTAATGCAGCTGGAAGCCCTATTATAATTGACCAGCGCTACTGCGACGGGAAGAAAAAGGGCTGCCCCGACCAGGTAAACTGA